From the genome of Acidimicrobiia bacterium, one region includes:
- a CDS encoding sodium:calcium antiporter, which yields MTDLAWGVALVVAVGAIVWGAESFAEHLSAASVRLGVSAFALALLLAGAEPEELATAVVAAVRKAPAVALGDVVGANVAACLVALGVGALVAPLPFGRRVRRYAFLGIPAGITAVAFLWDGRVGRVEGAVLVALYIGYVGAVWLAERAPPALGEAEDLVAAREQQARGVSARVGRDLALLLAGVVAMAAGATLLVEAVRRITTVESTQTELSLTLVGFVTAFELVVLAWSAARRGATEAVVAAVVGSVAYNATMTLGAAAIVRPLRIVDSTALHGPAVAMLVAWALVAVVGAVAGRLRRPEGLVFLASYGAFVVYVVLR from the coding sequence ATGACCGACCTCGCCTGGGGCGTCGCGCTCGTCGTCGCGGTCGGTGCGATCGTCTGGGGCGCCGAGAGCTTCGCCGAGCACCTGAGCGCGGCGTCGGTGCGGCTCGGAGTCAGCGCGTTCGCCCTCGCGTTGCTGCTCGCGGGTGCGGAGCCCGAGGAGCTCGCGACCGCGGTCGTCGCCGCGGTTCGCAAGGCGCCCGCCGTCGCCCTCGGTGACGTCGTCGGCGCCAACGTCGCCGCGTGCCTCGTCGCGCTGGGCGTGGGCGCGCTCGTCGCGCCGCTGCCGTTCGGTCGCCGCGTCCGGCGGTACGCGTTCCTCGGCATCCCGGCCGGCATCACGGCCGTCGCCTTCCTCTGGGACGGGCGGGTCGGTCGCGTCGAGGGTGCCGTGCTCGTCGCGTTGTACATCGGATATGTCGGCGCGGTCTGGCTCGCGGAGCGCGCCCCGCCGGCGCTCGGCGAGGCGGAGGACCTCGTCGCCGCGCGCGAGCAACAGGCCCGCGGCGTGTCGGCGCGGGTCGGACGTGACCTCGCCCTCCTCCTCGCGGGTGTAGTCGCCATGGCGGCGGGCGCGACGCTGCTCGTCGAGGCGGTCCGTCGCATCACGACCGTCGAGTCGACGCAGACGGAGCTCAGCCTGACGTTGGTGGGGTTCGTCACCGCGTTCGAGCTCGTGGTGCTCGCGTGGTCAGCCGCGCGCCGCGGCGCGACGGAGGCCGTGGTCGCCGCGGTCGTGGGCTCCGTCGCGTACAACGCGACGATGACGCTCGGCGCGGCTGCGATCGTCCGGCCGCTGCGCATCGTCGACTCGACCGCGCTGCACGGACCCGCCGTCGCCATGCTCGTCGCCTGGGCCCTCGTCGCGGTCGTCGGCGCCGTTGCAGGCCGGCTGCGCAGGCCGGAGGGGCTCGTGTTCCTCGCTTCGTACGGCGCGTTCGTCGTCTACGTGGTGTTGCGCTGA
- the mnmA gene encoding tRNA 2-thiouridine(34) synthase MnmA yields MSRVMVAMSGGVDSSVAAALLQEEGHDVVGVTLKLWGGPSDSGCCSVSDVEDARRVAAQLDVPHYVLDLTDDFERGVVDPYVDGYARGQTPNPCVECNRVVKFGALLARAVALDCDALATGHHARVVDTPLGRRVARGADAAKDQSYVLYMLDGPVLDRVVLPVGEIDKPTVRAHARRLGLRTAEKPDSMDVCFVRRNDRATFIAARSAPVPGPIVDADGRVVGTHDGIGAFTVGQRRGLGVAVGERRYVVGVDAATATVTIGRRAELLRDEVHLRDVVVHSPVSRVDAQVRAHGTPVRATFDGETVRFDVPQPRVAPGQVVALYDGDVIVAGGVAA; encoded by the coding sequence GTGAGCCGGGTGATGGTCGCGATGAGCGGGGGCGTCGACTCGTCCGTCGCGGCCGCGCTGCTGCAGGAGGAGGGTCACGACGTCGTCGGCGTGACCCTGAAGCTCTGGGGCGGGCCGAGCGACTCCGGGTGCTGCAGCGTGAGCGACGTCGAGGACGCCCGTCGCGTCGCGGCGCAGCTCGACGTGCCGCACTACGTGCTCGACCTCACCGACGACTTCGAGCGCGGCGTCGTCGATCCGTACGTCGACGGGTACGCGCGCGGGCAGACCCCGAACCCGTGCGTCGAGTGCAACCGCGTCGTCAAGTTCGGCGCGCTGCTCGCGCGCGCCGTCGCGCTCGACTGCGACGCGCTGGCCACCGGCCACCACGCACGGGTCGTCGACACGCCGCTCGGCCGGCGCGTCGCACGTGGCGCGGACGCCGCCAAGGACCAGTCGTACGTGCTCTACATGCTCGACGGGCCGGTGCTCGACCGCGTCGTGCTGCCGGTGGGCGAGATCGACAAGCCGACCGTGCGCGCGCACGCGCGACGGCTCGGCCTGCGGACCGCCGAGAAGCCCGACAGCATGGACGTCTGCTTCGTGAGGCGCAACGACCGCGCGACGTTCATCGCCGCCCGCTCGGCGCCCGTACCGGGCCCGATCGTGGACGCCGACGGCCGCGTCGTCGGCACGCACGACGGGATCGGCGCGTTCACCGTGGGGCAACGGCGCGGCCTCGGGGTCGCGGTGGGTGAGCGTCGCTACGTCGTCGGCGTCGACGCGGCGACCGCGACGGTCACGATCGGCCGGCGCGCCGAGCTGCTGCGCGACGAGGTCCACCTTCGGGACGTCGTGGTGCACTCGCCGGTGTCGCGCGTCGACGCGCAGGTGCGCGCGCACGGAACGCCGGTTCGCGCGACGTTCGACGGCGAGACGGTGCGCTTCGACGTACCGCAGCCGCGCGTCGCGCCCGGGCAGGTGGTCGCGCTCTACGACGGCGACGTGATCGTTGCGGGCGGCGTCGCAGCCTGA
- a CDS encoding cysteine desulfurase family protein, whose amino-acid sequence MEARPATYLDHAATTPMRPEVLAAMTPYLTDVHGNPSGMHGVARAAKRALEEARERVAVAIGARPGEVVFTSGGTEGDNLALKGAARASRDANRALDRVVVTAFEHKAVLRAADRLARDGFRVTHAPVTRDGSVDLAALADTLDDRTSVVSVMTVNNEVGTIQPIDEVAALLRERAPQAVLHTDAVQAGAWLDLRRATAGAHLVSVSAHKLGGPKGTGALTARDGTRVEPEIDGGGQERGLRSGTVDVAGAVGLATALELAQRDVVQEATRVAALRDRLLDGLLASCPGSWCNGARDVGARVAGNANVGFPDVDGQTLLVLLDTLGVCASAGSSCSSGALEPSHVLLAMGLDRAAARGSIRFTLGWSSTIDDVDHALAVVPDAVTRLRGVGIAT is encoded by the coding sequence ATGGAGGCGCGCCCCGCGACGTATCTCGACCACGCCGCGACGACGCCCATGCGACCCGAGGTCCTCGCCGCGATGACGCCGTACCTCACGGACGTCCACGGCAACCCCTCCGGGATGCACGGCGTCGCGCGGGCGGCGAAGCGCGCCCTCGAGGAGGCGCGCGAGCGGGTGGCCGTCGCGATCGGTGCCCGGCCGGGCGAGGTCGTGTTCACGAGCGGCGGCACGGAGGGCGACAACCTCGCGCTGAAGGGTGCGGCACGCGCCTCGCGGGACGCGAATCGGGCGCTCGATCGGGTCGTCGTCACGGCGTTCGAGCACAAGGCCGTCCTGCGTGCCGCCGATCGGCTCGCGCGCGACGGCTTCCGGGTCACGCACGCGCCGGTCACGCGTGACGGCTCCGTGGACCTGGCTGCGTTGGCCGACACGCTCGACGACCGCACGTCGGTGGTGTCGGTGATGACGGTCAACAACGAGGTCGGCACCATCCAGCCGATCGACGAGGTCGCCGCGCTGCTTCGCGAGCGCGCGCCCCAGGCGGTGCTCCACACCGACGCGGTGCAGGCCGGGGCATGGCTCGACCTCCGGCGCGCGACTGCGGGTGCGCACCTCGTCAGCGTGTCCGCGCACAAGCTCGGTGGTCCGAAGGGTACGGGCGCGCTGACCGCGCGCGACGGTACCCGCGTCGAGCCCGAGATCGACGGCGGCGGGCAGGAGCGCGGCCTGCGGTCGGGGACCGTCGACGTCGCGGGCGCGGTCGGTCTCGCGACCGCGCTCGAGCTCGCGCAGCGTGACGTCGTGCAGGAAGCGACGCGTGTCGCGGCGCTGCGCGACCGCCTGCTCGACGGGTTGCTCGCGTCGTGCCCGGGATCGTGGTGCAACGGCGCGCGCGACGTCGGCGCGCGCGTCGCGGGCAACGCGAACGTCGGCTTCCCGGACGTCGACGGGCAGACGCTCCTCGTCCTCCTCGACACGCTCGGGGTGTGTGCCTCGGCGGGGTCGTCGTGCTCGTCGGGCGCGTTGGAGCCGTCGCACGTGCTGCTCGCGATGGGGCTCGACCGTGCCGCCGCGCGGGGGTCGATCCGGTTCACGCTCGGGTGGTCGTCGACCATCGACGACGTCGACCACGCGCTGGCGGTCGTGCCGGACGCGGTGACACGCCTCCGCGGCGTCGGGATCGCAACGTGA
- a CDS encoding methylmalonyl-CoA mutase family protein: protein MSEHHAASEDERHTDSGIEIRPVYTADDLAAFDPGERLGLPGEPPYTRGVYKEMYRSRPWTMRQYSGFGTAKETNERFHYLLGAGQTGLSCAFDLPTQMGYDSDHPRAEGEVGKVGVAIDSLEDMEILLAGLPLDRVTTSMTINATAAILLLLYELVAEKQGVPSTAIGGTVQNDLLKEYVARGTYIYPPRPSMRIITDLFAYCRERIPKWNTISISGYHIREAGSTAVQEIAFTLSNAIAYVQAAIDAGLDVDEFAPRLSFFWNGHNNFFEEVAKFRAARRMWYRIMGERFGAKNERSKLLRFHTQTGGSTLTAQQPENNVVRVSLQALAAVLGGTQSLHTNGFDEALGLPTEKAAKIALRTQQIIANESGVTDTVDPLAGSYFVESLTDEVEAAAWRYIERVDELGGAVAAIEAGFMQDEIEQAAFEWAKGVDEGRKVIVGVNRYADPEQGEPEVFPIDPELERRQAAAVAAVRARRDAAAVKAALEDVRSAARGTQNLLHPMREALARYATLGEVSDVLRDEFGVYQPTR from the coding sequence ATGAGCGAGCACCACGCGGCGAGCGAGGACGAGCGGCACACCGACTCAGGGATCGAGATCCGACCCGTGTACACCGCCGACGACCTGGCGGCGTTCGATCCCGGGGAGAGGCTCGGCCTCCCGGGCGAGCCGCCCTACACCCGCGGCGTCTACAAGGAGATGTACCGGTCCCGCCCGTGGACGATGCGCCAGTACTCGGGCTTCGGCACCGCGAAGGAGACCAACGAGCGGTTCCACTACCTGCTCGGGGCCGGCCAGACCGGCCTCTCGTGCGCCTTCGACCTGCCGACCCAGATGGGCTACGACTCCGACCATCCCCGCGCCGAGGGCGAGGTCGGCAAGGTCGGCGTCGCGATCGACTCGCTCGAGGACATGGAGATCCTGCTCGCGGGTCTCCCGCTCGATCGCGTCACGACGTCGATGACGATCAACGCGACCGCCGCGATCCTCCTCCTGCTGTACGAGCTCGTCGCGGAGAAGCAGGGTGTGCCGTCGACCGCGATCGGCGGCACGGTCCAGAACGACCTCCTGAAGGAGTACGTGGCCCGGGGTACCTACATCTACCCGCCGCGGCCGTCGATGCGGATCATCACGGATCTGTTCGCGTACTGCCGCGAGCGCATCCCGAAGTGGAACACGATCTCGATCTCCGGGTACCACATCCGCGAGGCGGGCTCGACGGCGGTCCAGGAGATCGCGTTCACGCTGTCGAACGCGATCGCGTACGTGCAGGCCGCGATCGACGCCGGTCTCGACGTCGACGAGTTCGCGCCGCGCCTGTCGTTCTTCTGGAACGGCCACAACAACTTCTTCGAGGAGGTCGCGAAGTTCCGGGCCGCGCGGCGCATGTGGTATCGGATCATGGGCGAGCGGTTCGGCGCGAAGAACGAGCGCTCGAAGCTGTTGCGCTTCCACACGCAGACGGGCGGATCGACGCTCACCGCGCAGCAACCCGAGAACAACGTCGTGCGCGTGTCGCTGCAGGCGCTCGCCGCCGTGCTCGGCGGCACCCAGTCGCTGCACACGAACGGCTTCGACGAGGCGCTGGGGTTGCCGACGGAGAAGGCCGCCAAGATCGCGCTGCGGACGCAGCAGATCATCGCCAACGAGTCGGGCGTGACCGACACCGTCGACCCGCTCGCGGGCTCGTACTTCGTGGAGTCGCTCACCGACGAGGTCGAGGCGGCTGCGTGGCGCTACATCGAGCGGGTCGACGAGCTGGGCGGCGCGGTCGCGGCGATCGAGGCCGGCTTCATGCAGGACGAGATCGAGCAGGCCGCGTTCGAGTGGGCGAAGGGCGTCGACGAGGGGCGGAAGGTGATCGTCGGCGTGAACCGCTACGCCGACCCGGAGCAGGGCGAGCCCGAGGTGTTCCCGATCGACCCCGAGCTCGAGCGCAGGCAGGCGGCGGCCGTCGCCGCGGTGCGGGCGCGTCGTGACGCGGCGGCGGTGAAGGCCGCGCTCGAGGACGTGCGCAGCGCGGCGCGCGGCACGCAGAACCTGCTCCACCCGATGCGCGAGGCCCTCGCGCGCTACGCGACGCTCGGCGAGGTGAGCGACGTGCTGCGCGACGAGTTCGGCGTCTACCAGCCGACCCGGTAG
- a CDS encoding EAL domain-containing protein, whose amino-acid sequence MPSSRVEPAAARTVGPRWLRSRWTAWILLAACVGLTFAVWGHSLADRDASQRRRDREHQAELTDALTTQLGHVRSALAGAHAWFDAGTGASGSSLASYTAVVNLMQREPGVLGIGFVQAGPGGRMTVTNAEPAVLADTIDGVDVGAVPGATAALDHARDLGDVTFSDSYTFDANAKVRIGSGGGAFAAIAPVYTSPTVPAELPARRAELRGWAIAVVDAQAFLQSVVARTPGFERVALYDGATTSAAKAMAHVPTAKLANERPAPTRTMRVTTVDGHTWTVQYRAFFDTEDPEVASTRALLLYAGLALSFLVFVIAQIVRRSETRAQRLVNEATESLRASEAWFQAIVQSSSDIFFVVDDDGVIRYASPAFEWMLGYPRHAAVGWNITTLVHPDDRERAIEAFAQFAEGRLNEPCRCRAGRADGTWVDVEAVASNLTRNPAIGGHVISVRDVTERRKAATALAEAQELFRIAFEEAPIGMCITDVEGVVMRANHSLGRILGYTPEALVGVRMADLTHPDDVAMSQAELARLKETGVEGYRIEKRYIHRDGRTVWTSLSVSLVRDADGNPLYTVGQTEDITERKAIADRLAHAAIHDPLTGLPNRVLFMDRLQHALTRAERRGTRVGVVFLDLDRFKLVNDSLGHTAGDRLLVAVADRLRGALRPSDTVARFGGDEFVVLCDDVLGEDATVEIASRMAHAVARPVLLPEGEVFVTASIGVAVSGRPGDSADNLLRDADTAMYRAKDQGRARTEVFDERTHDRAVHHLRTGNDLHRALQRGEFEVHYQPVVDLETGRVSGFEALVRWQHPTRGLVHPGDFISLAEETGLIVPLGAWVLEEACRQVVEWQHHRPAGARPLTISVNLSPRQLAEPTLHDEVTRILAETGIDPDAVWLEITESTLMHDAESAVSTLRALRLLGVHLSVDDFGTGYSSLSYLKRFPVEALKVDRSFVDGLGHEPGDSAIVTAVVTMAHALGLRAVAEGLETPVQLGELRTLGCDMAQGFLFGVPRSAADLGDHPADDLSTWQLADAQDAHGGERRAG is encoded by the coding sequence GTGCCCTCGTCGCGGGTCGAGCCCGCGGCGGCGCGGACGGTCGGCCCGCGGTGGCTGCGGTCGCGCTGGACCGCCTGGATCCTGCTCGCCGCCTGCGTCGGGCTCACGTTCGCCGTGTGGGGTCACTCCCTCGCGGATCGCGACGCGTCACAGCGCCGCCGCGACCGCGAGCACCAAGCCGAGCTGACCGACGCGCTGACGACGCAGCTCGGGCACGTGCGCTCCGCGCTCGCCGGGGCGCACGCGTGGTTCGACGCAGGGACGGGCGCGTCGGGCTCGAGCCTGGCGTCGTACACCGCGGTCGTGAACCTCATGCAGCGCGAGCCGGGCGTGCTCGGCATCGGGTTCGTCCAGGCCGGCCCGGGCGGACGGATGACGGTCACGAACGCCGAGCCGGCGGTCCTCGCCGACACGATCGACGGGGTCGACGTGGGCGCGGTGCCGGGTGCGACGGCCGCGCTCGACCACGCGCGTGATCTCGGTGACGTCACGTTCAGCGACTCGTACACGTTCGACGCCAACGCGAAGGTACGCATCGGATCGGGCGGCGGCGCGTTCGCCGCGATCGCGCCGGTCTACACGTCGCCGACGGTCCCCGCGGAGCTGCCGGCCCGTCGCGCCGAGCTGCGCGGATGGGCAATCGCGGTCGTCGACGCGCAGGCCTTCCTGCAGAGCGTCGTCGCGCGCACACCGGGGTTCGAGCGGGTGGCGCTGTACGACGGCGCGACGACCAGCGCGGCGAAGGCGATGGCCCACGTGCCGACGGCGAAGCTCGCCAACGAACGGCCCGCGCCGACACGCACGATGCGCGTCACGACCGTGGACGGGCACACGTGGACGGTCCAGTACCGCGCGTTCTTCGACACCGAGGATCCGGAGGTCGCGTCGACGCGCGCGCTCCTGCTCTACGCCGGGCTGGCGCTGAGCTTCCTCGTGTTCGTCATCGCACAGATCGTTCGCCGTTCCGAGACGCGCGCGCAGCGACTGGTCAACGAAGCAACCGAGTCGCTGCGGGCCAGCGAGGCGTGGTTCCAGGCGATCGTCCAGAGCTCGAGCGACATCTTCTTCGTCGTCGACGACGACGGTGTCATCCGGTACGCGAGCCCGGCGTTCGAGTGGATGCTCGGATACCCGCGTCACGCCGCGGTCGGTTGGAACATCACCACGCTGGTCCACCCCGACGACCGTGAGCGGGCGATCGAGGCGTTCGCGCAGTTCGCCGAGGGCCGGCTGAACGAGCCGTGCCGATGCCGCGCCGGTCGCGCTGACGGCACGTGGGTCGACGTCGAGGCCGTCGCGAGCAACCTGACGCGGAACCCCGCGATCGGCGGCCACGTGATCTCCGTGCGGGACGTCACGGAGCGCCGGAAGGCCGCGACCGCGCTCGCCGAGGCGCAGGAGCTGTTCCGGATCGCGTTCGAGGAGGCACCGATCGGGATGTGCATCACCGACGTCGAGGGCGTCGTGATGCGGGCCAACCATTCCCTCGGTCGCATCCTCGGCTACACGCCCGAGGCACTCGTCGGCGTCCGCATGGCCGACCTCACGCACCCCGACGACGTCGCGATGAGCCAGGCCGAGCTCGCGCGGCTGAAGGAGACCGGCGTCGAGGGCTACCGGATCGAGAAGCGCTACATCCACCGCGACGGGCGCACCGTCTGGACGTCACTCAGCGTGTCGCTCGTGCGCGACGCGGACGGCAACCCGCTGTACACCGTCGGCCAGACCGAGGACATCACCGAGCGGAAGGCGATCGCGGACCGGCTCGCGCACGCGGCGATCCACGACCCGCTAACCGGGCTGCCGAACCGCGTGCTGTTCATGGACCGTCTCCAGCACGCGCTCACGCGCGCCGAGCGCAGAGGTACGCGCGTCGGTGTCGTGTTCCTCGACCTGGACCGCTTCAAGCTCGTCAACGACAGCCTCGGTCACACGGCGGGCGACCGGCTCCTCGTCGCCGTCGCCGACCGGCTCCGCGGCGCGCTCCGGCCGAGCGACACGGTCGCGCGCTTCGGCGGGGACGAGTTCGTCGTGCTGTGCGACGACGTCCTCGGCGAGGACGCGACCGTCGAGATCGCGTCGCGCATGGCGCACGCGGTCGCCCGCCCCGTCCTGCTCCCGGAGGGCGAGGTGTTCGTGACCGCGAGCATCGGCGTCGCCGTCTCCGGTCGTCCCGGCGACAGCGCGGACAACCTGCTGCGCGACGCGGACACCGCGATGTACCGCGCGAAGGACCAGGGCCGGGCGCGCACGGAGGTGTTCGACGAGCGCACGCACGACCGTGCCGTCCATCACCTGCGCACCGGCAACGACCTGCACCGCGCGCTGCAGCGCGGCGAGTTCGAGGTGCACTACCAGCCCGTCGTCGACCTCGAGACGGGACGCGTGTCGGGCTTCGAGGCCCTCGTCCGCTGGCAGCACCCGACGCGGGGGCTCGTCCACCCGGGCGACTTCATCTCGCTCGCAGAGGAGACCGGCCTGATCGTGCCGCTCGGCGCGTGGGTGCTCGAGGAGGCGTGCCGCCAGGTCGTCGAGTGGCAGCACCACCGGCCCGCAGGCGCGCGCCCGTTGACGATCAGCGTGAACCTCTCGCCGCGCCAGCTCGCCGAGCCCACGTTGCACGACGAGGTGACGCGCATCCTCGCCGAGACCGGCATCGACCCCGACGCGGTGTGGCTCGAGATCACCGAGAGCACACTGATGCACGACGCCGAGTCGGCCGTGTCGACGCTGCGCGCGCTGCGTCTTCTCGGCGTCCACCTCAGCGTCGACGACTTCGGCACGGGCTACTCGTCGCTCAGCTACCTCAAGCGCTTCCCGGTGGAGGCGCTGAAGGTCGACCGCAGCTTCGTCGACGGGCTGGGCCACGAGCCGGGTGACTCCGCGATCGTCACCGCGGTCGTCACCATGGCCCATGCGCTCGGCCTGCGCGCGGTGGCCGAGGGTCTGGAGACGCCGGTGCAGCTCGGCGAGCTCCGCACGCTGGGCTGCGACATGGCGCAGGGCTTCCTGTTCGGGGTGCCGCGTTCGGCCGCGGACCTCGGCGACCATCCCGCCGACGACCTCAGCACGTGGCAACTGGCCGACGCGCAGGACGCCCACGGCGGCGAACGCCGCGCCGGCTGA
- a CDS encoding pilus assembly protein TadG-related protein, with amino-acid sequence MIAGRARREGGQAAVLLLGVLALAVVFVALAVDGARLLTVRRDLHAVADSAALAGASAIDEHAYRETVGHDIRLDAQLARDAAERVLAASGLPEGTTVQVDVDETGVDVRITRDVPTVLLRTAGLTSERIGAHARAEPRRL; translated from the coding sequence ATGATCGCCGGTCGCGCGCGGCGCGAGGGGGGCCAGGCCGCGGTGCTGCTGCTCGGCGTGCTCGCGCTCGCGGTCGTGTTCGTCGCGCTCGCGGTCGACGGCGCACGCCTGCTGACCGTGCGCCGTGACCTCCACGCGGTCGCGGACTCGGCCGCGCTCGCCGGCGCCTCGGCGATCGACGAGCACGCGTACCGTGAGACCGTCGGTCACGACATCCGGCTCGACGCGCAGCTCGCGCGCGATGCCGCCGAGCGGGTCCTTGCCGCGTCGGGCCTGCCCGAGGGCACGACCGTCCAGGTCGACGTGGACGAGACCGGCGTCGACGTCCGCATCACGCGGGACGTACCGACCGTGTTGCTGCGCACCGCCGGACTGACCAGCGAGCGCATCGGGGCGCACGCCCGCGCCGAGCCGCGCCGGTTGTGA
- a CDS encoding TadE family protein — protein MVDTDRRERGATIVEFLGVALLTVVALLGVAQIAMWTWARNVAVNAAHEGARTAAEPGRPLDDGAVRTRQLLHDGLGGAAAAFAVQAAQTGDEVEVDALGDAPSILPFLPSFTITATAHVLDEDAVLR, from the coding sequence GTGGTTGACACCGATCGACGCGAGCGTGGCGCGACGATCGTCGAGTTCCTCGGAGTCGCGCTGCTGACGGTCGTCGCGCTCCTCGGTGTTGCACAGATCGCGATGTGGACCTGGGCCCGCAACGTCGCGGTCAACGCGGCGCACGAGGGCGCCCGCACCGCTGCGGAGCCGGGCCGGCCGCTGGACGACGGCGCCGTCCGGACGCGCCAGCTGCTCCACGACGGGCTCGGCGGAGCCGCGGCCGCGTTCGCGGTGCAGGCGGCTCAGACCGGCGACGAGGTGGAGGTCGACGCGCTCGGAGACGCGCCGTCGATCCTTCCGTTCCTGCCGTCGTTCACCATCACCGCGACCGCGCACGTGCTCGACGAGGACGCGGTGCTGCGTTGA
- a CDS encoding type II secretion system F family protein, which produces MSALRAIAVVGLGIAGLVAVAACLPAFRRPRLSERLQPYLGALGPRRSPLLEERTARTSGAAAVVVPVLEDLGARVHRFVGEHGEVDARLAAAGIASTSARFRVEQVTWALGGFVAGVALSVAVAATGHTFSPVAALGAGVAFGVSGALWRDRALSRAVARRRAAMTAEFPTFVDMVCLAVTAGESLRGALDLVATSGNGPLSAEMRAVLRDARTGIGLVDALETRARRVALPPLQRFVAAIAASQERGIPLADSLRAMAFDVREAEKRAVIETAGRKQVSMLVPVVMLILPVAIAFAFFPGLVAVRTLVR; this is translated from the coding sequence GTGAGCGCGCTGCGGGCGATCGCCGTCGTCGGGCTCGGCATCGCGGGACTCGTCGCCGTCGCGGCGTGCCTGCCGGCCTTCCGGAGACCGCGCCTCTCCGAGCGGTTGCAGCCCTACCTGGGCGCGCTCGGGCCTCGGCGGTCGCCCCTGCTCGAGGAGCGGACGGCGCGGACGAGCGGTGCGGCCGCAGTGGTGGTCCCCGTGCTCGAGGACCTCGGCGCACGCGTCCACCGGTTCGTCGGCGAGCACGGTGAGGTCGACGCGCGCCTCGCGGCCGCCGGGATCGCCTCGACGTCCGCGCGGTTCCGCGTCGAGCAGGTGACATGGGCGCTCGGCGGCTTCGTCGCGGGTGTCGCGCTCTCCGTTGCGGTCGCGGCCACCGGTCACACGTTCTCGCCCGTCGCGGCGCTCGGCGCGGGCGTCGCGTTCGGCGTGTCGGGTGCGCTGTGGCGGGACCGCGCGCTGTCACGCGCGGTCGCACGGCGGCGCGCCGCGATGACCGCCGAGTTCCCGACGTTCGTCGACATGGTGTGTCTCGCCGTGACGGCGGGCGAAAGCCTGCGGGGCGCGCTCGACCTCGTCGCGACGTCGGGGAACGGGCCGTTGTCCGCCGAGATGCGCGCGGTGCTGCGCGACGCGCGAACGGGCATCGGCCTGGTCGACGCGCTCGAGACGCGCGCTCGACGCGTCGCGCTCCCGCCGTTGCAGCGCTTCGTCGCCGCGATCGCGGCGAGCCAGGAGCGGGGGATCCCGCTGGCCGACTCCCTGCGCGCGATGGCGTTCGACGTGCGCGAGGCCGAGAAGCGCGCGGTCATCGAGACGGCCGGGCGCAAGCAGGTGTCGATGCTCGTCCCCGTCGTGATGTTGATCCTCCCGGTCGCGATCGCCTTCGCGTTCTTTCCGGGTCTCGTCGCGGTACGGACGCTCGTCCGCTAG
- a CDS encoding type II secretion system F family protein, with translation MTVVITLLFGLGVFVVYDAITSPPAEATSRAPWLRDRAYALLARAGLPDARPSHLAGACAGGGVLAGLVTAVVVGSPTIALVALCGGGYLPVATLRSRARARRRALRQCWPEAVELLAGAVRAGDTLPAAISAVAERGPEPLRPAFRSVATDHRVSGDLLGALGRVTDAMSDPTADRVFATLAIAYRVGGRELGRVLRTLAAFLRDDLATRREIESRQSWTLVAARVASASPWLVLLLVATRSESIHAFDSVAGVFVLLAGALATVVGYRLMVALGRLPDEPRVLRVGAAR, from the coding sequence GTGACGGTCGTGATCACGTTGCTGTTCGGTCTCGGCGTGTTCGTCGTGTACGACGCGATCACGTCGCCGCCGGCCGAGGCGACGTCTCGCGCGCCGTGGTTGCGCGATCGTGCGTACGCGCTGCTCGCGCGCGCCGGGCTTCCGGACGCACGGCCGTCGCATCTGGCGGGCGCGTGCGCGGGCGGCGGTGTGCTCGCCGGGCTCGTCACCGCGGTCGTCGTCGGATCGCCCACGATCGCACTCGTCGCCCTGTGCGGTGGCGGGTACCTCCCGGTCGCGACGTTGCGCTCGCGCGCACGCGCGCGGCGACGCGCGCTCCGGCAATGCTGGCCCGAGGCCGTCGAGCTGCTCGCGGGAGCCGTCCGCGCGGGCGACACCCTCCCGGCCGCGATCTCCGCCGTCGCGGAGCGCGGTCCCGAACCGTTGCGGCCGGCGTTCCGGTCGGTCGCGACCGATCACCGGGTGTCGGGCGACCTCCTCGGTGCGCTCGGACGCGTGACCGACGCGATGAGCGACCCGACGGCCGATCGCGTGTTCGCGACGCTCGCGATCGCGTACCGCGTCGGCGGTCGCGAGCTCGGGCGGGTGTTGCGGACCCTCGCGGCGTTCCTCCGTGACGATCTCGCGACTCGACGCGAGATCGAGTCGCGCCAGTCGTGGACCCTCGTCGCGGCCCGGGTCGCGTCCGCGTCACCGTGGCTCGTGCTCCTTCTCGTGGCGACGCGGTCCGAGTCGATCCACGCGTTCGACTCGGTGGCAGGTGTGTTCGTGCTCCTCGCCGGCGCGCTCGCCACGGTCGTGGGGTACCGGTTGATGGTCGCCCTCGGCCGCCTCCCCGACGAGCCGCGCGTGCTGCGCGTCGGAGCCGCGCGGTGA